GATGGCGTTCCTGCCGATGTATTGCAGCAATACGGTTATGCGTATGATGAAAAAACATTGGCTACCTGCCTGAAAATTGCAGACAGGGGTAAGCTGATGACCTGGGACTAACGACCAAAGTTGCTATTTCATAATTTAAATCCAGAAAATTTCACATCAATGATTCCAGAAAAAAAGAATGAGGGAGAAAGCAATGTATCCCGCAGATCATTCCTGAGAAACGGTGCACTTACCGCAGCCGGTTTCATGATTGTTCCACGTCATGTACTCGGCAGGGGCTACCTGGCGCCCAGCGACCGCTTGCGTGTAGCAGGTGTTGGTGTTGGCGGTAAAGGCTTTAGCGATATATCAGAATTTGCAAAAGGTCCGGCAGATATTGCTTTCCTCTGCGATGTTGATAAACGCCGTGCAGCCGAAGCCGTTAAGAAATTCCCTAAAGCTAAATTCTATACAGACTTCAGGGAAATGTATGATAAAGAACACAAAAACTTTGACGCCGTTTCCGTATCCACGCCGGATCACACCCACGCCGTGGCTGCTATGGGAGCCATGCAGCTGAAGAAACATGTATACGTTCAGAAACCGCTGACACATGATATCTACGAAGCGCGCATGCTTACAGAAGGCGCTAAAAAACATAAAGTAGTGAGCCAGATGGGTAACCAGGGCGCCTCCGGAGATGGTGTACGCCAGCTGATGGAATGGTATAACGCCGGACTGGTTGGCGATGTTCATACTGTTTACTGCTGGACCGACCGCCCCGTATGGCCGCAGGGTATTGCCTGGCCAACCAATCGCCAGGAAATTCCTTCAGAGCTCAACTGGGACCTCTGGTTAGGTACCGCACCGAAGAGAGAATACGTTGATAACCTGGTGCCTTTCAACTGGCGCGGCTGGTGGGATTACGGCACCGGCGCAATCGGCGATATGGGTTGCCATATTATTGAACCGCCTTTCCGCGTATTAGGCCTGGGATATCCTACCTCCGTGGAATGCAGTGTTGGTAGCGTTTATGTGGGCGAATTTACCCGTGGCTATTTCCCCGAAAGCTGCCCTCCGTCTTCACACGTGATCATGAAATTCGCCGGCAAAAACGGTAAGGAAATAACCCTCCACTGGATGGATGGTGGTATCCAGCCTGAGCGCCCCGAGGAACTCGGACCTAACGAAACCATGGGAGATGGTGGTAACGGAGCCATCTTTATCGGTGATAAGGGTAAAATGATGTGCGGTACTTATGGTATGTATCCGAAACTGCTGCCTACTTCCCGTACTACTGAAGTAAACGTACCACAAACGATTGACCGTGTACCGGAAGGACACTATGTACAATGGGTAAATGCTGCTATTGCCGGTTATGGAAGCCAGAAACAGAAAACGCTGAGCTCTCCGTTCGATATTGCAGGACCACTCACCGAATCCATTCTCATGGCGAACCTGGCTATCCGCAGCTTCGATATCCGCAAGCCCAAAGCCGGCGGTAAAGGCTTCGATTATCCGGGCCGTTATATCAAACTGCTCTGGGATGGTAATAATATGAAGATCACTAACTTCGATGAAGCCAATCAGTTCGTTAAGCGTACTTATCGCGACGGATGGTCTCTTGGAGTATAATAACACTATCATAAAAAAAAATGCAGCGGAGGGATCTCCGCTGCTTTTTTTATACACACTCCTTACCAATTATAGTCCTTCTGCTGCTGCAGATTTACATTCTTCCTGATTTCGTTGGCAGGAATCGGCAGCAGGTAGTTCTTCTCTTTAACAAACTTTCTGTCCTGTATACTGAACGGACGATATGTAAACGGATGTCCGGAGATCTGTGAGCCCAATACTTCAATGCCTTTGGCATTTACATTAAAAGCAGTTTGTGCTTCATCTATCCAGCGTCTTGCATCGAAATAACGATGCTCTTCAAACGCCAGCTCATAGCGCCGCTCGTACCTTAAAATGGCTTTAAGCGCATCGCCGCCGGCACTTGTGGCAGGCATACCGGCGCGCTGCCGCACCAGATTCAGCTTATCCCGGCCTGGCCCTTCCTGTTTTGCACCAATAGCAGCTTCCGCATAGTTCAGCAATATTTCAGCATACCGGAAATAGATCCAGTTCTGATCGCCCCGGAAGAATTGTGCATCCAGGTTTTTATCCATGAACTTCCGGATATAATAGCCGGAAAATGTTCCGTTCCAGTTTTCGATAGTACTGTTGCGGGTATCAAGCCCCCAAACACTGTCTTTACCATTTGCAGCTTCATATTTACCTGTTTGTATGATACCAACCGGGTCGATCTTCGCACCATCTGACGGGCGGGGCTTCCATTTTGCACCATCATAAAGAATGGTGGCATAGAAGCGGGGATCCCGATTTGCGTAAGGAGATTTGGCCTGATCCGGACTACTCCAGGAAAAAGCACTTCCATCTTTCATCTGGTAGCCGCTTACAAAATTTTCCAACGGAACGTTCCCTCCCCAGTTGTGATACCCGTTTGGCCCGTTATACAGGTCTACGGATGTTCCCAGCAGTGCTTTGTCGTATTGTTTTACGAAGATCAGCTCCGGATTCTCCTTGTCGAGGAATACCCGCGAATAGTTATCTGTAGGATTGCTGGTAGGTTGATATAAACTGTATATATTCATGCCCATCACCGCCGCTGCCGCATCCATTGCCTGCTGATAGCGATCCGTCTGACTACCGGAAGTGTAACCCATCAGTTCATTCGGTACTTTGGAATTATTGAACAGGTCGCTGGCTGCAAACAGCAATATCCGCGATTTCAACGCCAGCGCTGCTCCTTTGGTCGCCCTGCCTTTGTTGGCAACCCCATCGTAAACTACTGGCAGCTGTTGCGCGGCGCTGTCGCATTCATCTGAGATAAACTTGATACAGTCAGCAAAAGGAGCCCTTTTGATACTCAGGATCTCCTGCTCATCTCCTTTCACCTTAAATGTTTTGGTGATCAATGGCACTCCTCCGAAATACTTTACCAGCAAGTGATAGTACCAGGCTCTCATGAAGTGTACTTCTCCTGTCATCCTGGTGCGTACACTCTCGTCTGTAAACGGTACTGCTCCTACTTTTTCGAGGAACATGTTACAGTTCCTGATTGCTTTATAATGCGCATCCCATCTGGCAAAATCACCTATCGCTCCCAGGTCGTCTGCGGAGGCATTTCCCTGTACTACCCTCGATGTATTATAATCGTGTATGAACCGGCTTTCATCCGACATAGAAGAAAGCATTACTTCATTGAACCCTGGCCGCATTTGTACATACAGATCATTTACGAATGCCTGCACCAGCCCCACGTCTTTCCATACATCTGCTTCCTCATATTCTGTCAGCGGCTTCTTTTCCAGGAAGTCTTTGTTACACCCTGCAGCAACAACGCCTGCCAGCGCCACTCCTGCTATATATTTTAGTATGATTGTTTTTTTCATGACGCGTCAATTAAAAGGTTACGTTTAATCCCACATTGTAAATCTTCGTTTGCGGATAATATTGTCCACTTCCGGCAGGCGCTTCCGGATCAAATATTTTCACCTTGTCGATAGTCAGCAGATTCTGGCCACTCACATATACCCTCAGATTCTGAAGTCCGATACGTTTGCAAACTGCAGAAGGAATGTTATACCCGATGTCCAGTGTTTTCAGGCGTGCATAGTTGGTATTCCAGAACCAGAAAGTATTTTGCCGATTCACCCAGTACTCACGGTCACGGTCGTACGCTCTTGGCCAGGAGGCATTGGTGTTTTGTTCTGTCCAGCGGTCTTGTACGAAGGCCATCGGGAAGTTGCCTATCAGGCCCGATTCTGTACGCAGGTACTGACTGGCGCCGGTAGCTCCCTGCCACAGCATGGTGAAATCGAAGTTTTTGAATTTGGCAGTCAGGGTAAGACCAAAGATCCAGGTTGGATTTTCTGTACGGTCTATCCGGATACGATCGAGATCATCGATTACGCCATCTCCATTTTGATCTTTGAAAATGACATCTCCGGCCCTGGCGCCTCCTATATGAGCGCTTTTGTCTACTTCATCCTGAGTTTTATAGATGCCTATTGCCTCGTAATACAGCGGAGCGCCGATCTGTTTGCCGGTCGACTGTTGCCAGACAGGTACATTAGGTGTTTCATCCCAGAACAGTATCTTGTTTTTAGCGTGGGTAACGGTTCCTATTATTTCATAATGGAATTTCCGGATATCGTTTTTATGGCTCAATACCATTTCAAAACCTTTGTTTTCCACACGGCCGATATTCTCCTGTGGCAGGGTCATTCCTGTATAACCCGGCATGGATAAGCTGCGGCTGACAAGGATATTGGAACGACGGGTATAAAAATAGTCGCCTTCAAAGGCCAGTTTATCACCAAGGATTTTTGCTTCCAGACCTACGTCGTAGTTGTTGGCCACTTCCCAGGTGATGCCGGCATTAGGAGAACGTAACTGGTAAATACCTTTATTCAGGTCGCCGCCAAACATCACACCACCGCTACTGAAGCCGTAGGTACTCAGATACTGGAACGGATCTATCAGGTCGTTACCCATTTGCCCGTATGCAGCCCTGATCTTGAAGTAATCCAACGTACGGATGTTCTTCTTCCAGAAATTTTCGTTTGACAATACCCATCCGGCGGATGCTCCCGGGAAAAGCCCCATCCGTCGCCCTTTGGGGAAATTCTGCGAACCATCGTAGCGCATATTGAAATCGAACAGGTATGTCTCTTTATAATTATAAGAAATACGACCGAAATAATTACGGCGGGCATATTCGAATGCTGCGCCCTCATTGCTTTTCTCCTTATCTCCGCCCAGGCTTAGCTGATCAAGTTTGTCGCTGATGAAGTATTTCCTGTTGGCTGAAAAATTATCATTCCTCAACGTTGCCTGTTCAAAAGCGATAAACGTGCTGAGGTTATGCTTGCCGAAAGAGCGAACGTAGTTCAACTTAGCATTCACCGTTATCTGGCGCAGTGTACCAAATGATTCTGTAAGCTGAGGAGCGCTTGCTCCCCTGGAACCCGCGTTCAGCTTGTGAGTAGGATCATTTACATCTGCAAGAGTGTAAAGCGTCCATGGTTTAATAAAGGATTTATTGAAATCAAAGTTCTGATCATACGCAAAACTTCCATCTACAAACAACCCCTGCACCCATGGGATATTCACTACTGCAGCCATATTGGTGTTGATCACATAGTTCTTATCATTAGTGTAACCGATTGCATTTGTTCCCGTAACAACGGGGTTATCACCGTATTCGATATCAGGCCCTGGCAGCCCATTTGGCCAGATAGCATTTTCAGTAGGTCGTCCACGCATCAGGGATCTGAAAATGGAGCCTGCACTACGCGGAGGGAAGCTTCTGTTTTCCAGCCGGCCGGCGAGGTCGAAGCGCAGGCGGATATAATCATTTACCACCGCGTCCAGGTTGGCTCTTACGTTCTGTTGTTTGTAATTGGTTGCACTGTGTTTGTAAATACCGTCCTGGAAGAGTGATCCGAGAGATACATAATAACTCATCTTCTCTGTTCCACCGCTCAGCGACAGGTCGTGCCGGTTCTGCAGAGAGATTTTCTTAATAGCAGCATCGTACCAGTTGGTATTCGGATACAGCCAGGGATCTGACCCATCGCCGAATTTCTTGATCTGGTCTTCAGTGTACCGGGGTACATCGCCTCCATATTTCAGGATTTCATTTACGACCCTTGCATAGGTAGGCGCATCCGCCATTTTTGGCAACCTGGTTGGTGTTACAAATGACTGGTTGAAACCATAGCTCAGCGTGGGCTTTCCGCCCTTACCCCGTTTGGTGGTCACCAATATAACGCCATTGGCTGCACGCGAACCATAGATGGCCGCTGCCGCGTCTTTCAGGATGGAAACGCTTTCAATGTCGTTAGGATTCATCCGCTCAAAACCATCGCGGGGGAAACCGTCGATTACAACAAGCGGATTACTGTTTCCCAGCGTACTTCGGCCACGGATAAAAATGCGGGAACCATCGTAACCGGGTTCGCCGCTGTTGTTCACTGCAATGATCCCCGGAATGCGCCCCACGAGTGAGTTGGAGATATTCACGTTGGGCGATTGCTGCAGCTCAGCACCTTTCACAGAAGAAACAGCACCTGTTTTGGTGACTTTCTTCTGCGTACCGTAACCTACTACAACATACTCATCGAGGGTTTTTTGGTTCTCCTTCATCACAGTATTAATACTGCTCTTCCCTTCTACCCTAACTTCCAGCTGATCAAAACCGATGTACTGAAATACGAGCACCGCGTCTTTCTTTACATCATTGATCACATAATTACCTTTTTCATCGGTAGTGGCGCCTTTTTTGGTGTCCTTCACCAATACCGTCACCCCGGGCAGGGGGTTCCCGTTGACGTCTTTCACTTTACCTCTGATGGTGAGATTTCCCTGCTGCCAGATACCGGGCAAGGGTTCGCGCGCAGTCGTTGCGCGACTGTTGGTTGCAAACAGGCATAGCAATAGCAATGCCTTTGCATAACGTGGATGCATGCTACAAGTGATTTAGAGTGTGATAAATATTAATTCAAATTTTGGTTCTCCTGTGATTTAGCGTGTGATGAATATGCGTTCAAAATTTTGGTTCTTATAGCGTCGTGCGACAACTATACCGCGGATATGATGACGGGCTAATCGCGTGGTGTAAGTTTAGGTCTTCACGTTCACTAACGGGAATTCATGGTAACAAGCGAATTTTTTAAATCATTAAAATTTATCGACGATTCAGTTTTTCAAAACGACTAAATGGGTATTCATGTCTGCGTAAGATATTCAGAAAACCTTTAATTATTTTCGAAATATAATTGTTTTAAATACATTTATTTTAAAATAACGGATCTTAAAAAAAAATTTATGAAAAGGTCCGTTCGTTAGTTCAGTTATTCTATCCCTTTTTTGCATAATTTTATATTATTCAGCGTTATAGGAATATCAACCTGATGGTTCTATGAAAAAAGGTTTCTTTTTCACAGCTATCCTGTCCATCGCCGTGCTGCTTTTTTCCTGCAGTAAGGAAATGAGTAACGAAGGAGATGGAAACTCTCCCCCGTCGGGGAACTGTGAGTACGCCCCATACACTAATGGTTCTGTTTTTTCCTTCATCAATATAAATAGCTCCAAAGACACTATTAAATACGATTTCACTGTTTCGGGAGATACCACCATTAATGGGAATGTTTACAAAATTGTAGGCAATGACAGTGTATTTACCTGTTCCAACTGTAAAACAGGAATATACACCCAGGTGGCCAGTATTCTGACATTTCAGGGTTATAAAGCAGATGATCTGAAATTGACCTATCTGAAAGACAATGTTCCGGCGGGCACTACCTGGCGCGATACCATCACCGTCAACAATGGGGGCACCAATACTTCCGGCATACTGGAATTTACCCTTTTGCAAAAAGGAATCACCAAGGTGGTGAATGGGAAAAACTATGCTTCTGTAATCGCTGTCAGAATGGATGCCTATGCGATTGTACTGGGCAATGCGATTCCCGTGGGTACTATTTCCACCAGTTATTACGGCAGGGGTGTTGGCCTGATTGAGGCCGACCAGCAACGGGATACCACACTTCTTGTGTCTTACACCCTGAAACCATAACGGGCTGTTAGTATTCCTTCCACACCATTGTAAGCATTTTCTCCACGGCTCTTCTTATGGCAGAT
The genomic region above belongs to Chitinophaga sp. 180180018-3 and contains:
- a CDS encoding Gfo/Idh/MocA family oxidoreductase, with product MIPEKKNEGESNVSRRSFLRNGALTAAGFMIVPRHVLGRGYLAPSDRLRVAGVGVGGKGFSDISEFAKGPADIAFLCDVDKRRAAEAVKKFPKAKFYTDFREMYDKEHKNFDAVSVSTPDHTHAVAAMGAMQLKKHVYVQKPLTHDIYEARMLTEGAKKHKVVSQMGNQGASGDGVRQLMEWYNAGLVGDVHTVYCWTDRPVWPQGIAWPTNRQEIPSELNWDLWLGTAPKREYVDNLVPFNWRGWWDYGTGAIGDMGCHIIEPPFRVLGLGYPTSVECSVGSVYVGEFTRGYFPESCPPSSHVIMKFAGKNGKEITLHWMDGGIQPERPEELGPNETMGDGGNGAIFIGDKGKMMCGTYGMYPKLLPTSRTTEVNVPQTIDRVPEGHYVQWVNAAIAGYGSQKQKTLSSPFDIAGPLTESILMANLAIRSFDIRKPKAGGKGFDYPGRYIKLLWDGNNMKITNFDEANQFVKRTYRDGWSLGV
- a CDS encoding RagB/SusD family nutrient uptake outer membrane protein; translation: MKKTIILKYIAGVALAGVVAAGCNKDFLEKKPLTEYEEADVWKDVGLVQAFVNDLYVQMRPGFNEVMLSSMSDESRFIHDYNTSRVVQGNASADDLGAIGDFARWDAHYKAIRNCNMFLEKVGAVPFTDESVRTRMTGEVHFMRAWYYHLLVKYFGGVPLITKTFKVKGDEQEILSIKRAPFADCIKFISDECDSAAQQLPVVYDGVANKGRATKGAALALKSRILLFAASDLFNNSKVPNELMGYTSGSQTDRYQQAMDAAAAVMGMNIYSLYQPTSNPTDNYSRVFLDKENPELIFVKQYDKALLGTSVDLYNGPNGYHNWGGNVPLENFVSGYQMKDGSAFSWSSPDQAKSPYANRDPRFYATILYDGAKWKPRPSDGAKIDPVGIIQTGKYEAANGKDSVWGLDTRNSTIENWNGTFSGYYIRKFMDKNLDAQFFRGDQNWIYFRYAEILLNYAEAAIGAKQEGPGRDKLNLVRQRAGMPATSAGGDALKAILRYERRYELAFEEHRYFDARRWIDEAQTAFNVNAKGIEVLGSQISGHPFTYRPFSIQDRKFVKEKNYLLPIPANEIRKNVNLQQQKDYNW
- a CDS encoding TonB-dependent receptor translates to MHPRYAKALLLLCLFATNSRATTAREPLPGIWQQGNLTIRGKVKDVNGNPLPGVTVLVKDTKKGATTDEKGNYVINDVKKDAVLVFQYIGFDQLEVRVEGKSSINTVMKENQKTLDEYVVVGYGTQKKVTKTGAVSSVKGAELQQSPNVNISNSLVGRIPGIIAVNNSGEPGYDGSRIFIRGRSTLGNSNPLVVIDGFPRDGFERMNPNDIESVSILKDAAAAIYGSRAANGVILVTTKRGKGGKPTLSYGFNQSFVTPTRLPKMADAPTYARVVNEILKYGGDVPRYTEDQIKKFGDGSDPWLYPNTNWYDAAIKKISLQNRHDLSLSGGTEKMSYYVSLGSLFQDGIYKHSATNYKQQNVRANLDAVVNDYIRLRFDLAGRLENRSFPPRSAGSIFRSLMRGRPTENAIWPNGLPGPDIEYGDNPVVTGTNAIGYTNDKNYVINTNMAAVVNIPWVQGLFVDGSFAYDQNFDFNKSFIKPWTLYTLADVNDPTHKLNAGSRGASAPQLTESFGTLRQITVNAKLNYVRSFGKHNLSTFIAFEQATLRNDNFSANRKYFISDKLDQLSLGGDKEKSNEGAAFEYARRNYFGRISYNYKETYLFDFNMRYDGSQNFPKGRRMGLFPGASAGWVLSNENFWKKNIRTLDYFKIRAAYGQMGNDLIDPFQYLSTYGFSSGGVMFGGDLNKGIYQLRSPNAGITWEVANNYDVGLEAKILGDKLAFEGDYFYTRRSNILVSRSLSMPGYTGMTLPQENIGRVENKGFEMVLSHKNDIRKFHYEIIGTVTHAKNKILFWDETPNVPVWQQSTGKQIGAPLYYEAIGIYKTQDEVDKSAHIGGARAGDVIFKDQNGDGVIDDLDRIRIDRTENPTWIFGLTLTAKFKNFDFTMLWQGATGASQYLRTESGLIGNFPMAFVQDRWTEQNTNASWPRAYDRDREYWVNRQNTFWFWNTNYARLKTLDIGYNIPSAVCKRIGLQNLRVYVSGQNLLTIDKVKIFDPEAPAGSGQYYPQTKIYNVGLNVTF